In Lentibacillus amyloliquefaciens, one DNA window encodes the following:
- a CDS encoding helix-turn-helix domain-containing protein has translation MPFNLLLLKDERTSQNISQKEMANYLGMDHASYSKRENGKVFITVEEFMKILEVLDIPEKESLFFWE, from the coding sequence TTGCCTTTTAATTTACTTCTTTTAAAAGATGAGAGAACGTCACAAAATATTTCGCAAAAAGAAATGGCTAATTATCTAGGGATGGACCACGCTTCTTATTCCAAAAGGGAAAATGGAAAAGTGTTTATTACTGTTGAAGAGTTTATGAAAATATTAGAGGTGTTGGATATTCCGGAAAAAGAATCATTATTTTTTTGGGAATAA